The Montipora capricornis isolate CH-2021 chromosome 6, ASM3666992v2, whole genome shotgun sequence genome has a window encoding:
- the LOC138052261 gene encoding uncharacterized protein — translation MDINESNITSSTQYTTALQKTVLSLCGVKKPTHLAMVDQEQVNNDRGSKYVQVSCCYEVKKGQDTVSIEHSCLVNAGNTWSIDVKCRPKQSLVKAQTGQSDSWRSLKEVYPDAKIEHKHNDIEVTLPVLPEDIEIAAFGRPGKNDKKRMQMVIFAEQPRQGQDWKILIYLVDDTTTACKQVCQKEEERHHKLLVPVAGIFVSNSDKDIRIELDALEHEWKIKGSKVKTIKASDAWNAPENATDFPSCHFDIIHVDKTKQSFFCGITASHENDTARSEIVTYFKRERSQEIIQTSKNLPKASKYQCVQLKDGGEWPSIIWCMLFFLRSSGVQASSSTGTVPTNQNQRFMTKKDNSAETLYKFLLHLTEPIRPTIL, via the exons ATGGATATAAACGAAAGCAACATAACAAGTTCTACGCAGTACACCACAGCCTTGCAAAAAACAGTACTGTCACTCTGCGGAGTTAAAAAACCAACACATTTGGCTATGG ttgACCAAGAACAGGTCAACAACGACCGGGGCTCAAAATACGTTCAAGTCAGCTGCTGTTACGAAGTCAAGAAAGGACAAGACACTGTATCAATTGAGCACAGCTGTCTGGTGAACGCAGGTAACACATGGAGCATCGATGTGAAATGTCGACCGAAACAAAGTCTTGTCAAAGCGCAAACTGGACAATCAGACAGCTGGAGAAGCCTAAAGGAGGTTTACCCTGATGCAAAAATAGAACACAAACATAATGACATCGAAGTAACCCTTCCAGTGCTACCGGAAGACATTGAAATCGCTGCTTTTGGACGACCAGGAAAAAACGACAAGAAACGAATGCAAATGGTGATTTTTGCAGAACAGCCAAGGCAAGGACAAGACTGGAAGATTTTGATCTATCTGGTAGATGATACCACAACAGCATGTAAG CAGGTGTgccagaaagaagaagaaagacatCACAAACTTCTGGTTCCAGTGGCTGGGATCTTTGTGTCCAACAGTGATAAGGATATCAGAATTGAACTCGATGCATTAGAACACGAATGGAAGATCAAAGGAAGTAAAGTGAAG ACCATCAAAGCAAGTGATGCTTGGAATGCGCCAGAAAACGCCACCGATTTTCCAAGCTGCCATTTTGATATCATCCACGTggacaaaacaaagcaatcatTTTTCTGCGGAATCACAGCATCTCATGAAAACGACACTGCGAGATCAGAGATTGTGACCTATTTTAAACGA GAGAGAAGTCAAGAAATCATTCAAACTTCGAAGAACTTACCGAAAGCCAGTAAATACCAGTGTGTTCAgctaaaag ATGGCGGTGAATGGCCATCGATTATCTGGtgtatgttattttttcttcgaTCTTCTGGCGTCCAAGCCTCGAGCTCAACAG GTACAGTTCCGACCAATCAAAATCAGCGTTTTATGACAAAGAAGGATAATTCAGCAGAAACCCTTTACAAATTTTTACTCCATCTCACTGAACCAATAAGACCGACAATTCTTTAG
- the LOC138052275 gene encoding zinc finger C4H2 domain-containing protein-like: MASSPSTRDAEEDEYMRKLETIRDIRVKTSQLDKLKSQLIQELDVAEKEGKLLKDYKAEMEALLHEKMAHVEELRLIHADINLMENTIKQSEAERERGLETLRRLHDEYKPLKRDIDKMRGSLGLDKVANLDEETSLAEFLERAPPGWKPEPQEPPPPPPVASQLAAAAAAAQQLVNKRGPQGERHFRQQQPPPMKACLSCHQQIHRNAPICPLCKAKSRSRHPKKTKRKHED, encoded by the exons ATGGCTTCTAGTCCTTCAACAAGAGACGCCGAGGAAGACGAATATATGAGGAAACTTGAGACAATTAGAGATATAAG GGTCAAGACTTCTCAGTTAGACAAGTTGAAATCCCAGCTTATCCAAGAGTTAGATGTGGCAGAGAAGGAAGGCAAACTGTTAAAAGACTACAAAGCTGAAATGGAAGCCCTGCTTCATGAGAAAATGGCACATGTGGAAGAGTTAAGGCTCATTCATGCTGACATCAATTTA atggaaaatacaaTCAAGCAGTCTGAGGCTGAGAGAGAACGAGGCCTGGAGACACTTCGAAGGTTACACGATGAATATAAACCCCTAAAAAGGGATATTGACAAGATGAGAGGATCATTGGGTCTTGACAAAGTTGCCAATCTTGATGAAGAAACAAGTCTTGCCGA GTTTCTTGAACGTGCTCCACCTGGTTGGAAGCCGGAGCCACAGGAgccccctcctcctcctcccgTAGCGTCGCAgttagcagcagcagcagcggCAGCCCAACAGCTTGTCAACAAACGAGGTCCCCAGGGAGAGAGGCACTTTCGACAACAGCAACCACCACCCATGAAGGCGTGTTTGTCATGTCATCAACAGATTCATCGGAATGCTCCTATTTGTCCACTGTGCAAGGCCAAAAGTCGTTCAAGGCACCCCAAGAAGACCAAAAGAAAGCACGAAGATTAA